One window of the Cryptomeria japonica chromosome 7, Sugi_1.0, whole genome shotgun sequence genome contains the following:
- the LOC131040610 gene encoding leucine-rich repeat receptor protein kinase EMS1-like — protein sequence MNGNIPSCLGNLSSLTELYLSDNQLSGIISSFLGSLSSLTKLDLSYNQFNGSIPTSLGSLSSLTELDLASNQFNGSIPTSLGSLSSLTKLDLSHNQFNGIIPASLGSLSSLTELDLFDNQLSGSILAFLGSLSSLTKLDLSDNQFNGSIPASLGSLSSLTELDLASSQFNRSIPASLGSLSSLTKLNLAFNQLSGSIPASLGSLSSLTELDLSYNQLSGSIPASLGSLSLLRNLYLSNNELRGNIPDSLGNISLLQVLDGVSNRFNETISSSSLPPSLVVLGLSLNHH from the coding sequence ATGAATGGAAACATACCCTCCTGCCTTGGCaatctttcttctttaactgaactTTACCTTTCTGACAACCAACTTAGTGGAATCATATCTAGTTTTCTTGGAAGCCTTTCTTCTTTAACTAAACTTGACCTTTCTTACAACCAATTTAATGGAAGCATACCTACTTCTCTTGGAagcctttcttctttaactgaactTGACCTTGCTTCCAACCAATTTAATGGAAGCATACCCACTTCTCTTGGAAGCCTTTCTTCTTTAACTAAACTTGACCTTTCTCACAACCAATTTAATGGAATCATACCCGCTTCTCTTGGAagcctttcttctttaactgaacttgacctttttgaCAACCAACTTAGTGGAAGCATACTCGCTTTTCTTGGAAGCCTTTCTTCTTTAACTAAACTTGACCTTTCTGACAACCAATTTAATGGAAGCATACCCGCTTCTCTTGGAagcctttcttctttaactgaactTGACCTTGCTTCCAGCCAATTTAACAGAAGCATACCTGCTTCTCTTGGAAGCCTTTCTTCTTTAACTAAACTTAACCTTGCTTTCAACCAACTTAGTGGAAGCATACCCGCATCTCTTGGAagcctttcttctttaactgaactTGACCTTTCTTACAACCAGCTTAGTGGAAGCATACCTGCTTCTCTTGGAAGTCTCTCTTTATTGAGAAACTTATATCTTTCTAACAATGAACTGAGGGGGAACATTCCAGATTCTTTAGGAAATATTTCTTTACTCCAGGTGTTGGATGGTGTTAGCAATCGTTTCAATGAAACCATCTCTTCTTCCTCACTTCCACCTTCTTTAGTTGTATTAGGCCTATCACTAAATCACCACTAG